A window of the Streptomyces sp. NBC_00454 genome harbors these coding sequences:
- a CDS encoding lytic polysaccharide monooxygenase gives MRSFRMSRAQQAAATAVGLGVAAALALVTAPTASSHGYTDTPISRQKLCANKTVADCGPIQWEPQSVEGPKGFPAAGPADGHICSANHSEFAQLDDPRGGAWPATPVTSGQSYSFRWQFTANHSTTDFRYYVTKNGWDPKKPLTRADLDPQPFLTVAYNGARPDMTTVHQGRMPSGKSGRHLILAVWTVNDTTNAFYSCSDVQF, from the coding sequence ATGCGTTCCTTCCGCATGTCCAGAGCCCAGCAGGCCGCGGCCACCGCCGTGGGCCTCGGCGTCGCCGCGGCCCTCGCGCTGGTCACGGCCCCCACCGCGAGCAGCCACGGGTACACCGACACCCCCATCAGCCGCCAGAAGCTCTGCGCCAACAAGACCGTCGCCGACTGCGGCCCCATCCAGTGGGAGCCCCAGAGTGTCGAGGGCCCCAAGGGCTTCCCCGCGGCCGGTCCCGCCGACGGTCACATATGTTCGGCCAACCACTCCGAGTTCGCCCAGCTCGACGACCCGCGCGGCGGCGCCTGGCCGGCCACCCCGGTGACCAGCGGGCAGAGCTACAGCTTCCGCTGGCAGTTCACCGCGAACCACTCCACCACCGACTTCCGGTACTACGTCACCAAGAACGGCTGGGACCCGAAGAAGCCCCTCACCCGCGCCGACCTCGACCCGCAGCCCTTCCTGACGGTCGCCTACAACGGCGCCCGCCCCGACATGACCACCGTCCACCAGGGCAGGATGCCGAGCGGCAAGAGCGGCCGGCACCTGATCCTCGCGGTGTGGACGGTCAACGACACCACCAACGCCTTCTACTCCTGCTCCGACGTCCAGTTCTGA
- a CDS encoding aldo/keto reductase, whose product MAVFRIGGDLEVRRLGFGAMRLRTEPGPDRKASLAVARRAVELGITLIDTAHMYGWGANEELLAEALHPYPDGVLVTTKVGIVRDDSGEWTTDARPAALRGQVEQALRRLRVERIELLQLHRLDPATPLAEQLGALRDLRTEGKVGRIGLSEVTVDELARAREVVDIASVQNRYNLLERHHEPVLAACEAAGIAFLPWATVAWGNAGATADIAAVAAETGATPTQVALAWLLGHSPVVLPIPGTTRIGHLEENLAAEQLRLTADQRARLDRLAGDRPA is encoded by the coding sequence ATGGCAGTCTTCCGCATCGGCGGGGACCTGGAAGTGCGCCGGCTCGGCTTCGGAGCCATGCGGCTGCGGACCGAGCCGGGGCCCGACCGTAAGGCATCCCTCGCGGTGGCCCGGCGGGCCGTGGAACTGGGCATCACCCTGATCGACACCGCCCACATGTACGGCTGGGGCGCCAACGAGGAGTTGCTCGCCGAGGCCCTGCACCCCTACCCGGACGGGGTCCTCGTCACCACCAAGGTCGGCATCGTCCGGGACGACTCGGGTGAGTGGACGACCGACGCGCGCCCCGCCGCGCTGCGCGGGCAGGTCGAGCAGGCGCTGCGCCGGCTGCGGGTGGAGCGGATCGAGCTGCTCCAGCTGCACCGCCTCGACCCGGCAACCCCGCTCGCCGAACAGCTCGGCGCGCTGCGGGACCTGCGGACCGAGGGCAAGGTCGGCCGGATCGGGCTGTCCGAGGTCACCGTGGACGAGCTCGCCCGGGCCCGGGAAGTCGTCGACATCGCGAGCGTGCAGAACCGGTACAACCTGCTGGAACGGCACCACGAGCCGGTGCTCGCGGCCTGCGAGGCGGCGGGCATCGCGTTCCTGCCCTGGGCCACCGTCGCCTGGGGGAACGCCGGGGCCACGGCGGACATCGCCGCCGTGGCCGCCGAGACGGGGGCCACCCCGACCCAGGTGGCGCTGGCCTGGCTGCTCGGGCACTCGCCGGTCGTCCTCCCGATCCCCGGCACCACCCGGATCGGTCACCTGGAGGAGAACCTCGCCGCGGAGCAGCTCCGGCTGACCGCGGACCAGCGCGCCCGCCTCGACCGCCTGGCGGGGGACCGGCCCGCCTGA
- a CDS encoding DUF397 domain-containing protein has product MGNGLHLTSAHWRKSSYSGTTGGDCVEVATQPCQVAVRDSKRPDGPVFTVAPEAFGAFVQSL; this is encoded by the coding sequence ATGGGGAACGGCCTGCACCTGACGAGCGCGCACTGGCGTAAGTCGTCGTACAGCGGAACCACCGGCGGCGACTGCGTCGAAGTCGCCACCCAGCCCTGTCAGGTCGCCGTCCGGGACTCCAAGCGTCCCGACGGGCCCGTCTTCACCGTGGCCCCGGAGGCGTTCGGGGCGTTCGTCCAGAGTCTCTGA
- a CDS encoding LLM class flavin-dependent oxidoreductase → MSDTAESTETTGGAGADEIRGTALGHAPAPLSVLDLAFVGAGSTAHGALRTSVEIARLAEARGYHRHWVAEHHSHPGVASSSPAVILAHLAAHTSRIRLGSGGIMLPNHAPLAIAEQFGTLEALAPGRIDLGLGRAPGTDGQTAAALRGPGRREESVDEFPRQLAELIRFLDDDFPDGHPYARVRAVPGPAQGATGRPPVWLLGSSGFSASLAGQLGLPFAYAHHFSAPGTLPALELYRRSFRPSAVLDAPYAMVATGALAAETAEEARAQVLAGALWGLRLRTGKLGPVPTPEEAAAYAYSPMEREIVDERLSSVVHGTPDEVRKGLDALAELTGADELMLTSNAHSGEARLRSYGLIADAYGMPGEDPARL, encoded by the coding sequence ATGAGTGACACGGCCGAGAGCACCGAGACCACCGGCGGCGCGGGCGCCGACGAGATCAGAGGAACCGCCCTCGGACACGCCCCCGCGCCGCTCTCGGTACTGGACCTCGCCTTCGTCGGCGCCGGCTCCACGGCCCACGGAGCCCTGCGCACCAGCGTGGAGATAGCCCGGCTCGCCGAGGCCCGCGGCTACCACCGGCACTGGGTCGCCGAACACCACTCCCACCCCGGTGTGGCGAGCTCCTCCCCGGCCGTGATCCTGGCACACCTCGCCGCCCACACCTCCCGGATCCGGCTCGGCTCGGGCGGGATCATGCTGCCCAACCACGCCCCGCTGGCGATCGCCGAACAGTTCGGCACCCTGGAGGCCCTCGCCCCGGGCCGGATCGACCTGGGCCTCGGCCGCGCGCCCGGGACCGACGGGCAGACCGCCGCCGCGCTGCGCGGACCGGGGCGCCGCGAGGAGTCCGTGGACGAGTTCCCCCGGCAGCTCGCGGAGCTGATCCGCTTCCTCGACGACGACTTCCCCGACGGGCACCCGTACGCCCGCGTGCGCGCGGTGCCCGGCCCGGCGCAGGGCGCCACCGGGCGGCCGCCGGTCTGGCTGCTCGGTTCCTCCGGTTTCAGCGCGAGCCTCGCGGGACAGCTCGGACTGCCCTTCGCCTACGCGCACCACTTCTCCGCGCCCGGCACCCTTCCCGCCCTGGAGCTCTACCGGCGCTCCTTCCGGCCCTCGGCCGTCCTGGACGCCCCGTACGCCATGGTCGCGACCGGGGCGCTCGCCGCCGAGACCGCCGAGGAAGCCCGCGCCCAGGTGCTGGCGGGCGCGCTGTGGGGGCTGCGGCTGCGCACCGGGAAGCTGGGGCCGGTCCCGACGCCCGAGGAGGCGGCGGCGTACGCGTACTCGCCGATGGAGCGGGAGATCGTGGACGAACGGCTCTCGAGCGTGGTCCACGGCACCCCCGACGAGGTGCGCAAGGGGCTCGACGCGCTGGCCGAGCTGACCGGTGCCGACGAGCTGATGCTGACCTCCAACGCGCATTCCGGCGAGGCGCGGTTGCGTTCCTACGGCCTCATCGCAGATGCGTACGGGATGCCGGGGGAGGACCCCGCACGGCTCTGA
- a CDS encoding SPFH domain-containing protein produces the protein MYPTRTTSTTGSFHVPPVPEPQAPPAATTSGWAAQTGWEVARTPEPEHEPVAVPVPADPAATPAETTEPWQQDRAGDGPARAAAPAWVQAATPELRTRTETGPQLPHLPHPQPEAGPHLPHPQPEAVPEFAHAQAEAGPHFPHPQPEAVPEFAHAQAEAGPHFPHPQPEVDPHFPHPQPEAVPEFAHAQAESGPQAGHAGATALRLGGLEAEAGRSHPQDDVWPVPSPVRGEPLAEAGSPAEGEAARRGGLLIGAPAPEADPAGREPSWSVPAPAAAEAVASGAAPAPAESLTSVGEAAPQGGLFIGAPAPEAEPVARDLSWSVPAPAGEAAAHAEPRTDTYGEIGIDFASDAHGEAGRPAEPEVAQAGPSSEVSEAEVPGPSWSVPGPGPGVVEVVARAVARMGEDDTQDLPRIGAVRGIAVSEVPVHLPFRGAARPPALGDARSRAHAHAPAEAKPKPPARPTPGRRVPRGDDRLREHHGPVLPGWIGVAVGGLALAGCAVVLWRAGAVPDALAVAFGAEPRPYRGLQARFWPPLAFLGIVALLALGGLGRGRAGHAWVLTLFGRYRGTVRRSGLTWISPLLLRRRVDVRLRHWRSDPMSAVDSGGLALQVVVQVVWQVKDTARATLAVADHVDYLAEQVESAMARVLSQLPADAFHEDAPTLRDAEAVGDALTRMLAAETEAVGVEVFSAQPTRIEYAPEVAEAMRRRRVAAIDAKHRDTVLTSVVDAVDDTVHRLTSRGIVELDDYERKALVKDLTVAFYTGRPE, from the coding sequence ATGTACCCCACGCGCACGACATCGACCACGGGCAGCTTCCACGTCCCCCCGGTCCCGGAACCCCAGGCCCCGCCGGCCGCCACCACCAGCGGCTGGGCCGCACAGACGGGCTGGGAGGTGGCCCGGACACCGGAGCCGGAGCACGAGCCGGTAGCGGTGCCCGTGCCCGCGGACCCCGCCGCCACCCCGGCCGAGACCACCGAGCCCTGGCAGCAGGACCGCGCCGGGGACGGCCCGGCCCGGGCCGCAGCCCCCGCATGGGTACAGGCGGCCACCCCGGAGCTGCGGACCCGGACCGAAACGGGCCCACAGCTGCCGCACCTCCCGCACCCGCAGCCGGAGGCGGGCCCGCACCTCCCGCACCCGCAGCCCGAGGCCGTCCCCGAGTTCGCGCACGCTCAGGCCGAGGCGGGCCCGCACTTCCCGCACCCGCAGCCGGAGGCCGTCCCCGAGTTCGCGCACGCTCAGGCCGAGGCTGGCCCGCACTTCCCGCACCCGCAGCCGGAGGTGGACCCGCACTTCCCGCACCCGCAGCCCGAGGCCGTCCCCGAGTTCGCGCACGCTCAGGCCGAGTCGGGCCCGCAGGCGGGTCACGCCGGCGCGACCGCGCTCCGTCTCGGCGGCCTCGAAGCCGAAGCCGGGCGCTCGCACCCGCAGGACGACGTGTGGCCGGTCCCTTCGCCGGTCCGGGGCGAGCCCCTGGCGGAGGCGGGTTCCCCCGCCGAGGGCGAAGCCGCCCGCCGCGGCGGCCTGTTGATCGGGGCGCCCGCCCCGGAAGCCGATCCGGCCGGGCGGGAGCCGTCCTGGTCGGTGCCGGCTCCTGCCGCCGCGGAGGCGGTCGCGTCCGGCGCCGCGCCCGCTCCGGCCGAGTCGCTCACCTCCGTCGGCGAAGCCGCCCCGCAGGGCGGCCTGTTCATCGGGGCTCCCGCCCCGGAAGCGGAGCCCGTCGCGCGGGATCTGTCCTGGTCGGTGCCCGCGCCCGCGGGGGAGGCCGCCGCGCACGCGGAGCCCCGTACCGACACCTACGGCGAGATCGGCATCGACTTCGCCTCCGACGCCCACGGCGAAGCCGGGCGTCCGGCGGAACCGGAAGTCGCGCAGGCGGGCCCGTCCAGTGAGGTCTCCGAAGCCGAAGTGCCCGGTCCCTCCTGGTCCGTGCCCGGACCCGGACCGGGGGTCGTGGAGGTGGTCGCGCGGGCCGTGGCGCGGATGGGGGAGGACGATACGCAGGATCTGCCGCGGATCGGGGCGGTGCGCGGGATCGCGGTGAGCGAGGTGCCGGTGCACCTCCCGTTCCGGGGCGCCGCCCGGCCCCCGGCCCTGGGTGACGCCCGGTCCCGGGCTCACGCCCACGCCCCGGCCGAGGCCAAGCCGAAGCCCCCGGCCCGCCCAACCCCCGGCCGCCGCGTGCCCCGTGGTGACGACCGGCTGCGCGAGCACCACGGCCCCGTGCTGCCCGGCTGGATCGGCGTGGCCGTCGGCGGGCTCGCGCTCGCCGGCTGCGCGGTGGTGCTCTGGCGGGCCGGGGCCGTCCCCGATGCCCTCGCCGTGGCGTTCGGTGCGGAGCCCCGCCCCTACCGCGGGCTCCAGGCCCGGTTCTGGCCCCCGCTCGCCTTCCTCGGGATCGTCGCCCTCCTGGCCCTCGGCGGTCTGGGCCGCGGCCGGGCCGGACACGCCTGGGTGCTGACCCTCTTCGGCCGCTACCGCGGCACCGTCCGCCGCTCCGGTCTGACCTGGATCAGCCCCCTGCTGCTGCGCCGCCGGGTCGACGTGCGGCTGCGGCACTGGCGCAGTGACCCGATGTCCGCCGTCGACTCCGGGGGCCTCGCCCTCCAGGTGGTCGTCCAGGTCGTCTGGCAGGTCAAGGACACGGCCCGCGCGACCCTGGCCGTCGCCGACCACGTGGACTACCTCGCCGAACAGGTCGAATCGGCCATGGCCCGCGTCCTGTCCCAGCTCCCCGCCGACGCCTTCCACGAGGACGCCCCGACCCTGCGCGACGCCGAGGCCGTCGGCGACGCGCTGACCCGGATGCTGGCGGCCGAGACCGAGGCGGTGGGTGTGGAGGTGTTCTCGGCGCAGCCGACCCGGATCGAGTACGCCCCCGAGGTGGCGGAGGCGATGCGGCGGCGCCGGGTCGCGGCGATCGACGCCAAGCACCGGGACACCGTCCTGACCTCGGTGGTCGACGCGGTCGACGACACCGTCCACCGGCTGACCTCGCGCGGGATCGTGGAGCTGGACGACTACGAGCGCAAGGCGCTGGTGAAGGACCTGACCGTCGCCTTCTACACGGGCCGCCCGGAGTAG
- a CDS encoding ALF repeat-containing protein, translating into MKPTRAALVLAAGALAPALLLSTPALAAGPAAAPAAVSATTPTDEDNAVAIARLLADPASGKAVIREANKALNGTPADRATFLATGLRLARAEDDRVTVARILARPGISDALRAAANKAIDGTPEELRYFVTVGQYQV; encoded by the coding sequence ATGAAGCCGACCCGAGCCGCCCTCGTCCTGGCGGCCGGCGCACTCGCTCCGGCCCTGCTCCTGTCCACCCCGGCCCTCGCCGCCGGCCCGGCCGCCGCGCCCGCCGCCGTATCGGCGACGACGCCGACGGACGAGGACAATGCCGTCGCCATCGCCCGGCTGCTGGCCGACCCGGCCTCCGGAAAGGCCGTCATCCGCGAGGCCAACAAGGCCCTCAACGGCACCCCTGCGGACCGGGCGACCTTCCTCGCCACCGGCCTGCGGCTCGCCCGGGCCGAGGACGACCGCGTCACCGTCGCCAGGATCCTGGCCCGCCCCGGCATCAGCGACGCCCTGCGCGCGGCGGCCAACAAGGCCATCGACGGCACCCCCGAGGAGCTGCGCTACTTCGTGACCGTCGGCCAGTACCAGGTCTGA
- a CDS encoding IclR family transcriptional regulator, translating to MALKPEPTAPFHSVQYALRVLETVARHTGGVTDVQIARETGLPAAHLAPMLLMLRREGYVLQVSDGAYAIGDSLVLLGSGVDRQQALQNKLQDTLDRLRDSVGAAVYISRYVDGEVRITQFADSPRTPKVHEWVDFRSAAHASAVGKCLLTQLDQNGRRDHLSRHKIARLTSKTIVNERILFSKLDSQPATVPMLDLQEYAVGTVCAAVPITAGASVGCLALSMPVEHAHRLRAAADALNRKAAPLLLSLTL from the coding sequence GTGGCGCTGAAGCCCGAGCCGACCGCGCCGTTCCACTCGGTGCAGTACGCCCTGCGCGTACTTGAAACGGTCGCCCGCCATACCGGCGGCGTGACCGATGTACAGATCGCGCGTGAGACCGGCCTGCCCGCGGCCCATCTCGCCCCGATGCTCCTCATGCTGCGCCGTGAGGGGTACGTGCTGCAGGTGTCCGACGGCGCCTATGCCATAGGGGACTCCCTCGTCCTCCTGGGCTCCGGCGTCGACCGCCAGCAGGCCCTGCAGAACAAGCTGCAGGACACCCTGGACCGCTTGCGGGACTCGGTCGGCGCGGCGGTCTACATCAGCCGGTACGTGGACGGCGAGGTCCGGATCACCCAGTTCGCGGACAGCCCGCGCACCCCCAAGGTGCACGAGTGGGTCGACTTCCGCTCGGCCGCGCACGCCAGCGCGGTCGGCAAGTGCCTGCTGACCCAGCTCGACCAGAACGGGCGGCGCGACCACCTGTCCCGGCACAAGATCGCGCGGCTGACGTCGAAGACGATCGTCAACGAGCGGATCCTGTTCTCGAAGCTGGACAGCCAGCCGGCCACGGTGCCGATGCTGGACCTGCAGGAGTACGCCGTCGGCACGGTCTGCGCGGCCGTCCCGATCACCGCCGGCGCCTCGGTGGGCTGCCTGGCGCTGTCGATGCCGGTCGAGCACGCCCACCGGCTGCGGGCCGCGGCCGACGCGCTGAACCGGAAGGCCGCGCCACTGCTGCTGTCGCTCACCTTGTGA
- a CDS encoding Scr1 family TA system antitoxin-like transcriptional regulator has translation MVNIRDLDPSASPLDYYGSELRRLREAAGLKQQQLGDIIFCAASLIGQVETTKKVPTREFSERLDAALGTDGHFSRLVGLVLRSVLPTWFQAYAEMEAQAEYISAFQPQLVYGLLQTEAYARALIAVDCPDQIDELVAARMERQRILGRELPPALWVVLTEAVLHQEVGGREVMRNQLAHLLGFAKRPWVQIQVLPFSVGAHTGMLGSFNLLRFDRDPDLIYEEGYAQGLMTANPAVIRERSVGYARLQAEALSPERSAALIARVMEERYGERPAPDERALA, from the coding sequence ATGGTCAACATCCGCGACCTCGACCCCAGCGCCTCGCCGCTGGACTACTACGGCTCCGAACTCCGCCGCCTGCGGGAGGCCGCAGGCCTGAAACAGCAGCAGCTCGGCGACATCATCTTCTGCGCCGCCTCCCTGATCGGGCAGGTGGAGACGACCAAGAAGGTCCCGACCCGGGAGTTCTCGGAGCGGCTGGACGCGGCGCTGGGCACCGACGGGCACTTCTCCCGGCTGGTGGGGCTGGTGCTCAGAAGTGTCCTGCCGACGTGGTTCCAGGCGTATGCGGAGATGGAGGCCCAGGCCGAGTACATCTCGGCGTTCCAGCCCCAGTTGGTGTACGGCCTGCTCCAGACGGAGGCCTATGCCCGCGCACTGATCGCCGTCGACTGCCCTGACCAGATCGACGAGCTGGTGGCTGCCCGTATGGAGAGGCAGCGCATCCTGGGGCGCGAGCTCCCACCAGCCCTCTGGGTCGTCCTCACCGAGGCGGTGCTCCACCAAGAGGTCGGCGGCCGTGAGGTCATGAGGAACCAGCTCGCGCACCTGCTCGGCTTCGCCAAGCGGCCCTGGGTGCAGATCCAGGTGTTGCCCTTCTCGGTCGGCGCGCACACCGGAATGCTGGGGTCGTTCAACCTCCTCCGTTTCGACCGCGACCCAGACCTGATCTACGAAGAGGGCTACGCGCAGGGCCTCATGACGGCCAACCCAGCAGTGATCAGGGAGCGTTCGGTCGGCTACGCTCGGCTGCAGGCCGAGGCGCTCTCACCGGAACGCTCGGCGGCGCTGATCGCTCGCGTAATGGAGGAACGTTATGGGGAACGGCCTGCACCTGACGAGCGCGCACTGGCGTAA
- a CDS encoding AMP-binding protein: protein MRSTTTPETVAELIASQWGDHRPGLMHAEGVLSHHRTALEAAARAALLVDLLPPGAEPHIGVLLDNTPEFPFWLGAAALAGAAVAGINPTRRGPELARDILHTDCRILVTERTHLPLLRGLDLPGVRLLVTDTPEYEALLAQYAGAKPGDATLGDGPGPSSRLLLYFTSGSTGAPKAAICTQGRLAAAGDSLARHFSVTPDDVHYICMPLFHGNAVIADWLPALAAGAAVALRRRFSASAFLDDVRAYGATYFTYVGRAVQYLLATPPGPDDRAHALRLGFGTEAGAVDAARFAERFGVRLVEGYGATEGGASVQRTPETPPGALGRAGAGDDLAVIDPETGRECPPAVLDPQGRLLNGAEAIGELVNKGRSLFEGYWRNPEAEAARTREGWYWTGDLFFRDAEGFLYFAGRTDDRLRVDSENLAAAVIENILARWTRAAAVAVYAVPDEVAGDQVMAAVALREGAVFSPQGFEAFLAAQPDLGTKMAPRYVRIVRAMPVTATNKVHRVSLRRAAFLPELLPGTGAGAAPGPDPVWWRPPGEASYRLLDPAALTALLTSYEAQGRADLLGR, encoded by the coding sequence ATGCGGTCAACGACGACACCCGAAACCGTCGCGGAGCTCATCGCGAGCCAATGGGGCGACCACCGGCCCGGCCTGATGCACGCCGAAGGCGTCCTCAGCCACCACCGGACCGCCCTGGAGGCCGCGGCGCGCGCCGCGCTCCTCGTCGACCTGCTGCCGCCGGGGGCGGAGCCGCACATCGGGGTGCTGCTCGACAACACCCCCGAGTTCCCGTTCTGGCTCGGCGCGGCGGCCCTCGCGGGGGCCGCCGTGGCCGGGATCAACCCCACCCGGCGCGGCCCCGAGCTGGCCCGCGACATCCTGCACACCGACTGCCGGATCCTGGTCACCGAACGGACCCACCTGCCGCTCCTGCGCGGACTCGACCTGCCCGGCGTACGCCTCCTGGTCACGGACACGCCGGAGTACGAGGCCCTGCTCGCCCAGTACGCCGGCGCGAAGCCCGGCGACGCCACGCTCGGTGACGGCCCCGGCCCGTCCTCCCGGCTGCTCCTGTACTTCACCTCCGGCTCCACCGGCGCCCCCAAGGCCGCCATCTGCACCCAGGGCCGCCTCGCCGCCGCGGGCGACTCCCTAGCCCGGCACTTCTCGGTGACCCCGGACGACGTCCACTACATCTGCATGCCCCTCTTCCACGGAAACGCCGTCATCGCCGACTGGCTCCCGGCCCTCGCGGCCGGCGCCGCGGTGGCCCTGCGCCGTCGCTTTTCGGCCTCCGCGTTCCTGGACGACGTACGGGCCTACGGGGCGACCTACTTCACCTACGTCGGCCGCGCCGTCCAGTACCTCCTCGCCACCCCGCCCGGCCCCGACGACCGCGCCCACGCGCTGCGCCTCGGCTTCGGCACCGAGGCCGGCGCCGTCGACGCGGCGCGCTTCGCCGAACGGTTCGGGGTGCGCCTCGTCGAGGGCTACGGGGCCACCGAGGGCGGGGCCTCCGTCCAGCGGACCCCCGAAACCCCGCCGGGCGCCCTGGGCCGCGCGGGCGCGGGCGACGACCTGGCCGTCATCGATCCGGAGACGGGCCGGGAGTGCCCGCCGGCCGTCCTCGACCCGCAGGGCCGCCTCCTCAACGGCGCCGAGGCCATCGGCGAGCTGGTCAACAAGGGCCGCAGCCTCTTCGAGGGCTACTGGCGCAACCCCGAGGCGGAGGCGGCGCGCACCCGCGAGGGCTGGTACTGGACCGGGGACCTCTTCTTCCGAGACGCCGAGGGGTTCCTGTACTTCGCGGGCCGCACCGACGACCGGCTGCGCGTCGACAGCGAGAACCTGGCGGCGGCCGTGATCGAGAACATCCTGGCCCGCTGGACCCGGGCGGCCGCCGTCGCGGTGTACGCGGTCCCGGACGAGGTGGCGGGCGACCAGGTGATGGCGGCCGTCGCCCTGCGCGAGGGCGCCGTCTTCTCCCCGCAGGGCTTCGAGGCCTTCCTCGCCGCCCAGCCGGACCTCGGTACGAAGATGGCCCCGCGCTACGTACGGATCGTCCGGGCCATGCCCGTCACGGCGACGAACAAGGTCCACCGGGTGTCCCTGCGCCGCGCGGCCTTCCTCCCGGAGCTGCTGCCGGGAACCGGGGCCGGGGCCGCCCCCGGCCCGGACCCGGTCTGGTGGCGGCCGCCGGGCGAGGCCTCGTACCGGCTGCTGGACCCGGCGGCGCTGACCGCCCTCCTGACCTCCTACGAGGCCCAGGGACGGGCCGATCTGCTGGGCCGCTGA
- a CDS encoding glycosyl hydrolase family 18 protein, giving the protein MHFRKPLIAAAATAALAVGALATFAGLGTAAAAESSTTATAGNVKIAYYDQWSVYGNAFYPKHLDTRGIASKLDVINYSFGNIHPTDLTCFEANKAAGDDNNASAGDGAGDSYADYQKSFSAADSVSGVADKWDQPIVGVFNQFKQLKAKYPNLKINISVGGWSYSKYFSDAAKTDASRKKLVSSCIDQYIKGNLPVEGGYGGVGSAAGIFDGIDIDWEYPGSAGGHLGNHYAPEDKQNFTLLLKEFRTQLDAYGAANGGKHYMLTSALPAGQDKIKNVETDKIGAYLDYANIMTYDMHGAWDADGPTYHQSPLLNSAADPTDAIAPGTQKYSIKNAIDSWIDGNAAYGITGGFPANKLTLGYEFYYRGWKGVSPGTTNGLAQPATLASAARPTSQQAGIALYKELGGIVDNPATTFWDDQAKASYFFKDGEFFTGLNQKSIQARVDYGKQRGLAGAMMYSLLGLDNNATLLNQISDSLGGTTQPPTTPPTTPPTTPPTTPPTTPPTTPPTTPPSTGCTAAAYVPGNIYTGGSEVSYNGHKYKAQWWTQNEVPGTTGEWGVWKDLGAC; this is encoded by the coding sequence ATGCACTTCCGTAAACCCCTCATCGCGGCCGCCGCCACGGCAGCGCTGGCAGTCGGAGCGCTGGCCACCTTCGCGGGGCTCGGTACGGCCGCGGCCGCCGAATCCTCGACCACCGCGACGGCCGGCAACGTCAAGATCGCTTACTACGACCAGTGGAGCGTGTACGGGAACGCCTTTTATCCCAAGCACCTCGATACCCGTGGCATAGCGAGCAAACTGGACGTCATCAACTATTCGTTCGGCAACATCCACCCCACCGACCTCACCTGTTTCGAGGCGAACAAGGCGGCGGGCGACGACAACAACGCCAGCGCGGGTGACGGTGCGGGCGACTCGTACGCCGACTACCAGAAGTCCTTCAGCGCGGCCGACAGCGTCAGCGGCGTCGCGGACAAGTGGGACCAGCCGATCGTGGGCGTCTTCAACCAGTTCAAGCAGCTCAAGGCCAAGTACCCGAACCTGAAGATCAACATCTCGGTCGGCGGCTGGTCCTACTCGAAGTACTTCAGCGACGCGGCCAAGACCGACGCTTCCCGCAAGAAGCTCGTCTCCTCCTGCATCGACCAGTACATCAAGGGCAACCTGCCCGTCGAGGGCGGCTACGGCGGCGTCGGCAGCGCGGCGGGCATCTTCGACGGCATCGACATCGACTGGGAGTACCCGGGCTCGGCGGGCGGCCACCTCGGCAACCACTACGCCCCCGAGGACAAGCAGAACTTCACGCTCCTGCTCAAGGAGTTCCGCACCCAGCTCGACGCCTACGGCGCGGCCAACGGCGGCAAGCACTACATGCTGACCTCGGCGCTCCCGGCCGGCCAGGACAAGATCAAGAACGTCGAGACGGACAAGATCGGCGCGTACCTCGACTACGCGAACATCATGACGTACGACATGCACGGCGCCTGGGACGCGGACGGCCCGACGTACCACCAGTCCCCGCTGCTGAACTCGGCCGCCGACCCGACCGACGCGATCGCCCCGGGCACGCAGAAGTACAGCATCAAGAACGCCATCGACTCCTGGATCGACGGCAACGCGGCCTACGGGATCACCGGCGGCTTCCCCGCCAACAAGCTGACCCTGGGCTACGAGTTCTACTACCGCGGCTGGAAGGGCGTTTCGCCCGGCACCACCAACGGCCTCGCCCAGCCCGCCACCCTGGCCTCCGCGGCGCGTCCGACCAGCCAGCAGGCCGGCATCGCGCTCTACAAGGAGCTCGGCGGCATCGTCGACAACCCGGCGACCACCTTCTGGGACGACCAGGCCAAGGCCTCGTACTTCTTCAAGGACGGCGAGTTCTTCACCGGCCTGAACCAGAAGTCCATCCAGGCCCGGGTCGACTACGGCAAGCAGCGCGGACTGGCCGGCGCGATGATGTACTCCCTCCTCGGCCTGGACAACAACGCCACGCTGCTCAACCAGATCTCGGACTCCCTCGGCGGCACCACCCAGCCGCCGACCACCCCGCCGACCACGCCTCCGACGACCCCGCCCACGACCCCGCCGACCACGCCCCCGACCACGCCTCCGACGACGCCGCCCAGCACGGGCTGCACCGCCGCGGCCTACGTCCCGGGCAACATCTACACCGGCGGCAGCGAGGTCTCGTACAACGGCCACAAGTACAAGGCCCAGTGGTGGACGCAGAACGAGGTGCCCGGCACCACCGGTGAATGGGGTGTCTGGAAGGACCTCGGCGCCTGCTGA